The following proteins are encoded in a genomic region of Ictalurus punctatus breed USDA103 chromosome 15, Coco_2.0, whole genome shotgun sequence:
- the LOC108276202 gene encoding zinc finger protein 835 isoform X5 has product MDELEVITAEVSKPKPVQYLSKKLYDAFRSKTRVSVGTAFDRWRALKEQKGLKTDAQLARFLLDSYEGISQTTRGRERTPSTAQELSLRGSCFSDDDPSVPVEIELELTSSMMDKPSLGSQGCGKGHVWLSYFPDMRSSSLDEDGYSSLPENSYAILSKEVLVLLMFRCLECSSECRVRGIGKGGSLSLGQECLSCSNYRLWTSRQAEKPKEMVAAAPLIAPYEDVSTQASDDSSVSVTLHSGCSTVECKNAAVQDETDAEAISSVIVKEEPEDCDEVMKEEQPSLLMETHEDAPGDDGLVGNRDEVVTVKNETDEPTHLEALAFQTEQETLLIDETGRARRAELPRDDDDDDDDEEDSEENSEADEDSSSFDPSEDLGEESSDVDNARKLMVLKPFQNTVKPIIWCTDCTDVAKMICTIRRHKRIYGCAECGAGDENSTFKDFSVHFGDITSFHKHAMKEHGAKEIPPENRVCEDCNKTIRMPTNPNKKPREHVCEYKIKPFACHLCRKRFFTETGQKVHYRRLHGDYTHFCKYCMTPFDTKESKLKHETTHSEEPLPYICPDCPEKFQDFVARNQHLRSHRGEKKHVCDKCNRRFGDLASYDRHVRIHSGEKPYTCSVCERSFTQAGHLKSHMRLHTGERPFMCERCGKCFNHNVSLKNHLRKHHCTDGAAAEDDPSRTAKRSRKRARKSAEDVEEDRGLECRTSRSETETSDSDEERSKRGKKKKARRKRRAEKGADNDERGE; this is encoded by the exons ATGGATGAGCTAGAAGTGATTACCGCCGAAGTGTCAAAGCCAAAACCGGTTCAGTATTTATCTAAAAAGCTGTACGATGCGTTTAGGAGTAAAACTAGAGTCAGTGTAGGAACTGCGTTTGACCGATGGAGAGCTCtgaaagaacagaaaggccTGAAAACAGACGCCCAACTCGCCAGGTTTCTCCTCGATAG CTATGAAGGCATTTCACAGACAACAAGAGGGCGTGAGAGGACTCCATCAACAGCCCAAGAACTTTCTCTTCG tggGAGCTGTTTCTCAGACGACGACCCGTCCGTTCCGGTGGAGATCGAGCTC GAACTAACGAGCAGCATGATGGATAAACCATCGTTGGGATCACAGGGATGTGgaaaag GTCATGTCTGGCTTTCTTATTTTCCAGACATGAGGTCGTCCTCTTTAGACGAGGACGGATACAGCAGCTTACCCGA GAACAGTTACGCGATCTTGAGCAAGGAGGTGTTGGTGCTCCTGATGTTCCGCTGTTTGGAGTGCTCCAGCGAGTGCCGCGTCCGAGGAATAGGCAAAGGAGGGAGTCTGTCTCTCGGACAGGAGTGTCTGTCCTGCTCCAACTACAGACTGTGGACCTCTAGACAAGCCGAGAAGCCCAAAGAGATG GTGGCTGCCGCGCCTTTAATCGCACCGTACGAAGACGTGTCCACTCAGGCGTCTGATGACTCTTCGGTATCCGTGACTCTGCACTCGGGATGCAGTACGGTCGAGTGTAAAAACGCTGCCGTGCAAGACGAGACGGACGCCGAGGCCATTTCGAGTGTTATAGTGAAAGAGGAACCGGAAGACTGCGATGAGGTGATGAAGGAGGAGCAGCCGAGCCTCCTCATGGAGACGCACGAGGATGCTCCGGGAGACGACGGACTCGTCGGGAATCGCGACGAAGTCGTAACTGTTAAAAACGAGACGGACGAACCGACTCACCTCGAGGCTCTCGCCTTCCAGACCGAGCAGGAAACGCTGCTGATCGACGAGACCGGACGAGCGAGACGTGCCGAGCTGCCGAgagacgacgacgacgacgacgacgacgaagAGGATTCGGAAGAGAACTCGGAAGCCGACGAGGATTCGAGCTCGTTCGATCCGTCGGAGGATTTAGGCGAGGAATCGTCCGACGTGGATAACGCGAGAAAGCTCATGGTGCTGAAACCGTTTCAGAACACCGTTAAACCCATTATTTGGTGTACGGACTGTACGGACGTCGCCAAGATGATCTGTACGATTCGAAGGCACAAAAGGATCTACGGTTGCGCGGAGTGCGGCGCCGGGGACGAAAACAGCACTTTCAAAGACTTCTCCGTTCATTTCGGCGACATAACGAGTTTTCACAAGCACGCCATGAAGGAACACGGCGCGAAAGAAATCCCTCCCGAAAACAGAGTCTGCGAGGATTGCAATAAAACCATCAGGATGCCGACGAACCCTAACAAAAAGCCACGAGAACACGTGTGCGAGTACAAGATCAAGCCGTTCGCGTGTCACTTGTGTCGCAAGCGCTTTTTTACAGAAACCGGCCAAAAGGTGCACTACCGTCGACTTCACGGAGACTACACGCATTTCTGTAAGTACTGCATGACGCCGTTCGACACGAAAGAGTCCAAGCTGAAGCACGAGACGACTCACAGCGAAGAGCCGCTGCCGTACATCTGCCCCGACTGCCCGGAGAAGTTCCAAGACTTCGTCGCTCGCAACCAACACCTCCGGAGCCACCGAGGCGAAAAGAAACACGTCTGCGACAAGTGCAACCGGAGATTCGGCGATCTCGCCAGCTACGACAGACACGTCCGGATACACTCGGGAGAGAAACCGTACACGTGCAGCGTCTGCGAACGTTCCTTCACGCAGGCCGGACACCTCAAGTCGCACATGCGTCTGCACACGGGCGAGAGGCCGTTCATGTGCGAGCGGTGCGGGAAGTGTTTCAATCACAACGTCAGCCTGAAGAACCACCTGCGGAAGCATCACTGCACCGACGGCGCCGCGGCCGAAGATGACCCCTCCAGGACGGCGAAGCGGAGCAGAAAGCGAGCGAGAAAAAGCGCCGAGGACGTCGAGGAGGACCGAGGATTGGAATGTCGGACGTCTCGCTCCGAGACCGAGACGTCCGATTCCGACGAAGAGCGGTCgaaaagaggaaagaagaagaaagctaGGAGGAAGAGACGAGCGGAAAAAGGCGCAGACAACGACGAGCGTGGCGAGTGA
- the LOC108276202 gene encoding zinc finger protein 835 isoform X4 — MDELEVITAEVSKPKPVQYLSKKLYDAFRSKTRVSVGTAFDRWRALKEQKGLKTDAQLARFLLDSHFFRSYEGISQTTRGRERTPSTAQELSLRGSCFSDDDPSVPVEIELELTSSMMDKPSLGSQGCGKGHVWLSYFPDMRSSSLDEDGYSSLPENSYAILSKEVLVLLMFRCLECSSECRVRGIGKGGSLSLGQECLSCSNYRLWTSRQAEKPKEMVAAAPLIAPYEDVSTQASDDSSVSVTLHSGCSTVECKNAAVQDETDAEAISSVIVKEEPEDCDEVMKEEQPSLLMETHEDAPGDDGLVGNRDEVVTVKNETDEPTHLEALAFQTEQETLLIDETGRARRAELPRDDDDDDDDEEDSEENSEADEDSSSFDPSEDLGEESSDVDNARKLMVLKPFQNTVKPIIWCTDCTDVAKMICTIRRHKRIYGCAECGAGDENSTFKDFSVHFGDITSFHKHAMKEHGAKEIPPENRVCEDCNKTIRMPTNPNKKPREHVCEYKIKPFACHLCRKRFFTETGQKVHYRRLHGDYTHFCKYCMTPFDTKESKLKHETTHSEEPLPYICPDCPEKFQDFVARNQHLRSHRGEKKHVCDKCNRRFGDLASYDRHVRIHSGEKPYTCSVCERSFTQAGHLKSHMRLHTGERPFMCERCGKCFNHNVSLKNHLRKHHCTDGAAAEDDPSRTAKRSRKRARKSAEDVEEDRGLECRTSRSETETSDSDEERSKRGKKKKARRKRRAEKGADNDERGE; from the exons ATGGATGAGCTAGAAGTGATTACCGCCGAAGTGTCAAAGCCAAAACCGGTTCAGTATTTATCTAAAAAGCTGTACGATGCGTTTAGGAGTAAAACTAGAGTCAGTGTAGGAACTGCGTTTGACCGATGGAGAGCTCtgaaagaacagaaaggccTGAAAACAGACGCCCAACTCGCCAGGTTTCTCCTCGATAG TCATTTTTTTCGTAGCTATGAAGGCATTTCACAGACAACAAGAGGGCGTGAGAGGACTCCATCAACAGCCCAAGAACTTTCTCTTCG tggGAGCTGTTTCTCAGACGACGACCCGTCCGTTCCGGTGGAGATCGAGCTC GAACTAACGAGCAGCATGATGGATAAACCATCGTTGGGATCACAGGGATGTGgaaaag GTCATGTCTGGCTTTCTTATTTTCCAGACATGAGGTCGTCCTCTTTAGACGAGGACGGATACAGCAGCTTACCCGA GAACAGTTACGCGATCTTGAGCAAGGAGGTGTTGGTGCTCCTGATGTTCCGCTGTTTGGAGTGCTCCAGCGAGTGCCGCGTCCGAGGAATAGGCAAAGGAGGGAGTCTGTCTCTCGGACAGGAGTGTCTGTCCTGCTCCAACTACAGACTGTGGACCTCTAGACAAGCCGAGAAGCCCAAAGAGATG GTGGCTGCCGCGCCTTTAATCGCACCGTACGAAGACGTGTCCACTCAGGCGTCTGATGACTCTTCGGTATCCGTGACTCTGCACTCGGGATGCAGTACGGTCGAGTGTAAAAACGCTGCCGTGCAAGACGAGACGGACGCCGAGGCCATTTCGAGTGTTATAGTGAAAGAGGAACCGGAAGACTGCGATGAGGTGATGAAGGAGGAGCAGCCGAGCCTCCTCATGGAGACGCACGAGGATGCTCCGGGAGACGACGGACTCGTCGGGAATCGCGACGAAGTCGTAACTGTTAAAAACGAGACGGACGAACCGACTCACCTCGAGGCTCTCGCCTTCCAGACCGAGCAGGAAACGCTGCTGATCGACGAGACCGGACGAGCGAGACGTGCCGAGCTGCCGAgagacgacgacgacgacgacgacgacgaagAGGATTCGGAAGAGAACTCGGAAGCCGACGAGGATTCGAGCTCGTTCGATCCGTCGGAGGATTTAGGCGAGGAATCGTCCGACGTGGATAACGCGAGAAAGCTCATGGTGCTGAAACCGTTTCAGAACACCGTTAAACCCATTATTTGGTGTACGGACTGTACGGACGTCGCCAAGATGATCTGTACGATTCGAAGGCACAAAAGGATCTACGGTTGCGCGGAGTGCGGCGCCGGGGACGAAAACAGCACTTTCAAAGACTTCTCCGTTCATTTCGGCGACATAACGAGTTTTCACAAGCACGCCATGAAGGAACACGGCGCGAAAGAAATCCCTCCCGAAAACAGAGTCTGCGAGGATTGCAATAAAACCATCAGGATGCCGACGAACCCTAACAAAAAGCCACGAGAACACGTGTGCGAGTACAAGATCAAGCCGTTCGCGTGTCACTTGTGTCGCAAGCGCTTTTTTACAGAAACCGGCCAAAAGGTGCACTACCGTCGACTTCACGGAGACTACACGCATTTCTGTAAGTACTGCATGACGCCGTTCGACACGAAAGAGTCCAAGCTGAAGCACGAGACGACTCACAGCGAAGAGCCGCTGCCGTACATCTGCCCCGACTGCCCGGAGAAGTTCCAAGACTTCGTCGCTCGCAACCAACACCTCCGGAGCCACCGAGGCGAAAAGAAACACGTCTGCGACAAGTGCAACCGGAGATTCGGCGATCTCGCCAGCTACGACAGACACGTCCGGATACACTCGGGAGAGAAACCGTACACGTGCAGCGTCTGCGAACGTTCCTTCACGCAGGCCGGACACCTCAAGTCGCACATGCGTCTGCACACGGGCGAGAGGCCGTTCATGTGCGAGCGGTGCGGGAAGTGTTTCAATCACAACGTCAGCCTGAAGAACCACCTGCGGAAGCATCACTGCACCGACGGCGCCGCGGCCGAAGATGACCCCTCCAGGACGGCGAAGCGGAGCAGAAAGCGAGCGAGAAAAAGCGCCGAGGACGTCGAGGAGGACCGAGGATTGGAATGTCGGACGTCTCGCTCCGAGACCGAGACGTCCGATTCCGACGAAGAGCGGTCgaaaagaggaaagaagaagaaagctaGGAGGAAGAGACGAGCGGAAAAAGGCGCAGACAACGACGAGCGTGGCGAGTGA